One window of Lagenorhynchus albirostris chromosome 16, mLagAlb1.1, whole genome shotgun sequence genomic DNA carries:
- the DUSP29 gene encoding dual specificity phosphatase 29 isoform X2 has product MPVGVAGCAAATRPTDQHLPTWPGPGAQSCRKERKSLGSKMTSREPKTSLKNAYPSAKKLLPKVEEEGEAEDYCTPGAFELERLFWKGSPQYTHVNEVWPKLYIGDEATALDRYSLQKAGFTHVLNAAHGRWNVDTGPDYYRDMAIEYHGVEADDLPTFDLSVFFYPAAAFIDAALRYDHNKILVHCAMGRSRSATLVLAYLMIHRNMTLVDAIQQVAKNRCVLPNRGFLKQLRELDKQLVQQRRQARRGADGAEL; this is encoded by the exons ATGCCAGTCGGGGTGGCTGGGTGCGCTGCTGCCACACGCCCCACGGACCAGCACCTACCGACCTGGCCAGGACCTGGTGCGCAAAG ctgcagaaaggaaagaaaatccctTGGCTCCAAAATGACATCCAGAGAACCAAAGACAAGCCTCAAGAATGCTTACCCGTCTGCCAAGAAGCTGCTGCcgaaggtggaggaggagggggaggctgaGGATTACTGTACCCCCGGAGCCTTCGAGCTGGAGCGTCTCTTCTGGAAGGGCAGTCCCCAGTACACGCATGTCAACGAGGTCTGGCCCAAGCTCTACATCGGCGATGA GGCGACGGCGCTGGACCGCTACAGCCTGCAGAAGGCAGGCTTCACGCACGTGCTGAACGCGGCCCACGGCCGCTGGAACGTAGACACCGGGCCCGACTACTACCGCGACATGGCCATCGAGTACCACGGCGTCGAGGCCGATGACCTGCCCACCTTCGACCTCAGCGTCTTCTTCTACCCAGCGGCCGCTTTCATTGATGCTGCACTCCGCTACGATCACA ATAAGATCCTGGTTCACTGCGCCATGGGCCGCAGCCGGTCGGCGACTCTCGTCCTGGCCTACCTGATGATCCACAGGAACATGACCCTGGTGGACGCCATCCAACAAGTGGCCAAGAACCGCTGCGTCCTACCCAACCGGGGCTTTCTGAAGCAGCTCCGGGAACTGGACAAGCAACTGGTGCAGCAGAGGCGACAGGCCCGGCGCGGCGCGGACGGTGCGGAGCTGTAA
- the DUSP29 gene encoding dual specificity phosphatase 29 isoform X3: protein MPVGVAGCAAATRPTDQHLPTWPGPGAQSCRKERKSLGSKMTSREPKTSLKNAYPSAKKLLPKVEEEGEAEDYCTPGAFELERLFWKGSPQYTHVNEVWPKLYIGDESRPRLRAADQPLSLAPRATALDRYSLQKAGFTHVLNAAHGRWNVDTGPDYYRDMAIEYHGVEADDLPTFDLSVFFYPAAAFIDAALRYDHKKEVQTTYCLGSPIWTAFTAPGTASSELSYCGFNLMKSSKKSQGGYHAALKIRL from the exons ATGCCAGTCGGGGTGGCTGGGTGCGCTGCTGCCACACGCCCCACGGACCAGCACCTACCGACCTGGCCAGGACCTGGTGCGCAAAG ctgcagaaaggaaagaaaatccctTGGCTCCAAAATGACATCCAGAGAACCAAAGACAAGCCTCAAGAATGCTTACCCGTCTGCCAAGAAGCTGCTGCcgaaggtggaggaggagggggaggctgaGGATTACTGTACCCCCGGAGCCTTCGAGCTGGAGCGTCTCTTCTGGAAGGGCAGTCCCCAGTACACGCATGTCAACGAGGTCTGGCCCAAGCTCTACATCGGCGATGA ATCCAGGCCAAGGCTCCGCGCAGCCGACCAGCCTCTTTCCCTCGCACCCAGGGCGACGGCGCTGGACCGCTACAGCCTGCAGAAGGCAGGCTTCACGCACGTGCTGAACGCGGCCCACGGCCGCTGGAACGTAGACACCGGGCCCGACTACTACCGCGACATGGCCATCGAGTACCACGGCGTCGAGGCCGATGACCTGCCCACCTTCGACCTCAGCGTCTTCTTCTACCCAGCGGCCGCTTTCATTGATGCTGCACTCCGCTACGATCACA AAAAAGAAGTACAGACAACATACTGCCTCGGGAGCCCCATTTGGACTGCCTTCACTGCTCCTGGCACAGCATCCTCAGAGCTGAgttactgtggttttaatttaatgaaatctTCTAAGAAATCCCAGGGCGGATACCATGCGGCTCTAAAGATCAGATTGTAG
- the DUSP29 gene encoding dual specificity phosphatase 29 isoform X1, translated as MPVGVAGCAAATRPTDQHLPTWPGPGAQSCRKERKSLGSKMTSREPKTSLKNAYPSAKKLLPKVEEEGEAEDYCTPGAFELERLFWKGSPQYTHVNEVWPKLYIGDESRPRLRAADQPLSLAPRATALDRYSLQKAGFTHVLNAAHGRWNVDTGPDYYRDMAIEYHGVEADDLPTFDLSVFFYPAAAFIDAALRYDHNKILVHCAMGRSRSATLVLAYLMIHRNMTLVDAIQQVAKNRCVLPNRGFLKQLRELDKQLVQQRRQARRGADGAEL; from the exons ATGCCAGTCGGGGTGGCTGGGTGCGCTGCTGCCACACGCCCCACGGACCAGCACCTACCGACCTGGCCAGGACCTGGTGCGCAAAG ctgcagaaaggaaagaaaatccctTGGCTCCAAAATGACATCCAGAGAACCAAAGACAAGCCTCAAGAATGCTTACCCGTCTGCCAAGAAGCTGCTGCcgaaggtggaggaggagggggaggctgaGGATTACTGTACCCCCGGAGCCTTCGAGCTGGAGCGTCTCTTCTGGAAGGGCAGTCCCCAGTACACGCATGTCAACGAGGTCTGGCCCAAGCTCTACATCGGCGATGA ATCCAGGCCAAGGCTCCGCGCAGCCGACCAGCCTCTTTCCCTCGCACCCAGGGCGACGGCGCTGGACCGCTACAGCCTGCAGAAGGCAGGCTTCACGCACGTGCTGAACGCGGCCCACGGCCGCTGGAACGTAGACACCGGGCCCGACTACTACCGCGACATGGCCATCGAGTACCACGGCGTCGAGGCCGATGACCTGCCCACCTTCGACCTCAGCGTCTTCTTCTACCCAGCGGCCGCTTTCATTGATGCTGCACTCCGCTACGATCACA ATAAGATCCTGGTTCACTGCGCCATGGGCCGCAGCCGGTCGGCGACTCTCGTCCTGGCCTACCTGATGATCCACAGGAACATGACCCTGGTGGACGCCATCCAACAAGTGGCCAAGAACCGCTGCGTCCTACCCAACCGGGGCTTTCTGAAGCAGCTCCGGGAACTGGACAAGCAACTGGTGCAGCAGAGGCGACAGGCCCGGCGCGGCGCGGACGGTGCGGAGCTGTAA